One Micromonospora craniellae genomic region harbors:
- a CDS encoding winged helix-turn-helix domain-containing protein: MVAPESLSLAQARRVALAAQGFADPMPTGATTRRHLRRVLDRVGLIQMDSVNVLQRAHYLPLYSRLGPYPTTLLDTAAYRRPRDLFEYWGHEASLVPVGLHPALRWRMARAHSDAWGGMRRIAREQPALVAWVRDEVAARGPLTVAEIEHDAPRETGNWGWNWSAVKQALEYLFWAGEVCAAERTTSFARRYDLPERVLPAEVLDAPTLTDAEAYRTLVGVAARALGVAAEVELRDYFRLPVAGARQAVAELVEAGELRPVTVPGWRQPAWLHAQARLPRWVRGNTLVSPFDPLIWERARTERLFDFTYRIEIYVPAPQRVYGYYVLPFRQGERFTARVDLKADRKAGVLLVPAAWVEPGADPGETAVALAAELYRLAGWLGLDAVAPPSAGDLAAPLAAALLGVAGVR; the protein is encoded by the coding sequence GCGACCACCCGCCGCCACCTGCGGCGGGTGCTCGACCGGGTGGGGCTGATCCAGATGGACTCGGTGAACGTCCTGCAACGCGCCCACTACCTGCCGCTCTACAGCCGGCTCGGGCCGTATCCGACGACGCTGCTCGACACCGCCGCCTACCGCCGACCCCGCGACCTGTTCGAGTACTGGGGGCACGAGGCGTCGCTGGTGCCGGTCGGCCTGCATCCGGCGCTGCGCTGGCGGATGGCGCGGGCGCACAGCGACGCCTGGGGCGGGATGCGCCGTATCGCCCGGGAGCAGCCCGCCCTGGTGGCCTGGGTACGCGACGAGGTGGCCGCGCGCGGCCCGTTGACCGTGGCCGAGATCGAGCACGACGCGCCCCGGGAGACCGGCAACTGGGGGTGGAACTGGTCGGCGGTCAAGCAGGCGCTGGAATACCTGTTCTGGGCCGGCGAGGTGTGCGCGGCGGAACGCACCACCTCCTTTGCCCGCCGCTACGACCTGCCCGAACGGGTGCTGCCCGCCGAGGTGCTCGACGCACCCACGCTGACCGACGCGGAGGCGTACCGCACGCTCGTCGGCGTCGCCGCCCGCGCGCTCGGTGTGGCCGCGGAGGTGGAGCTGCGCGACTACTTCCGGCTGCCGGTGGCCGGCGCCCGGCAGGCCGTCGCCGAGCTGGTCGAGGCCGGGGAGTTGCGCCCGGTGACCGTGCCCGGCTGGCGCCAGCCGGCCTGGCTGCACGCGCAGGCCCGGCTGCCCCGCTGGGTACGCGGCAACACCCTGGTCAGCCCCTTCGACCCGCTGATCTGGGAACGCGCCCGCACCGAGCGGCTGTTCGACTTCACCTACCGCATCGAGATCTACGTGCCCGCACCCCAGCGGGTGTACGGCTACTACGTGCTGCCGTTTCGCCAGGGTGAACGGTTCACCGCCCGCGTCGACCTCAAGGCCGACCGCAAGGCCGGGGTGCTGCTGGTGCCAGCCGCCTGGGTCGAGCCTGGCGCCGATCCCGGGGAGACCGCCGTGGCCCTCGCCGCCGAGCTGTACCGGCTCGCCGGCTGGCTCGGCCTGGACGCGGTCGCCCCGCCGTCCGCCGGTGACCTGGCCGCCCCGCTGGCCGCCGCGCTGCTGGGCGTGGCAGGTGTACGGTGA